The proteins below come from a single Drosophila kikkawai strain 14028-0561.14 chromosome 3R, DkikHiC1v2, whole genome shotgun sequence genomic window:
- the Ktl gene encoding BTB/POZ domain-containing protein KCTD16, with protein sequence MPEIIELNVGGVSYTTTLATLLQDKGTLLAELFGEGREALAKDSKGRYFLDRDGVLFRYILDFLRDKALHLPEGFRERQRLLREAEHFKLTAMLESIRGERDARPPGCITIGYRGSFQFGKDGLADVKFRKLSRILVCGRVAQCREVFGDTLNESRDPDHGGPDRYTSRFFLKHCFIEQAFDNLHDHGYRMAGSCGSGTAGSAAEPKPGVDTEENRWNHYNEFVFIRD encoded by the coding sequence ATGCCGGAAATCATCGAGCTGAACGTCGGCGGCGTGAGCTACACCACCACGCTGGCCACGCTGCTACAGGACAAGGGCACGCTGTTGGCCGAGCTCTTCGGCGAGGGGCGCGAGGCGCTGGCCAAGGACAGCAAGGGTCGCTACTTCCTAGACCGCGACGGTGTCCTCTTCCGCTACATCCTGGACTTCCTGCGCGACAAGGCGCTGCACCTGCCGGAGGGATTCCGCGAGCGCCAGCGGCTGCTCCGCGAGGCGGAGCACTTCAAGCTAACGGCCATGCTGGAGAGCATCCGCGGCGAGCGGGACGCCCGCCCGCCCGGCTGCATCACGATCGGCTACCGTGGCAGCTTCCAGTTCGGAAAGGACGGACTGGCCGATGTCAAGTTCCGGAAACTGTCGCGCATCCTGGTCTGCGGCCGCGTGGCCCAGTGCCGCGAGGTCTTCGGCGACACACTGAACGAGTCCCGGGATCCGGACCACGGCGGCCCGGACCGCTACACCTCGCGCTTCTTCCTGAAGCACTGCTTTATTGAGCAGGCCTTCGACAACCTGCACGACCACGGATACCGCATGGCCGGCAGCTGTGGATCGGGCACCGCCGGATCGGCCGCGGAGCCCAAGCCAGGCGTGGACACGGAGGAGAACCGCTGGAATCACTACAACGAGTTCGTCTTCATACGGGATTAA